From one Mycolicibacterium sp. HK-90 genomic stretch:
- a CDS encoding VOC family protein has protein sequence MIDHFGINCSDFTKSSEFYDTVLGVLGYSRQLDYGVAIGYGKDGHPDFWIADASAGDAGGPNREIHVAFHAAGVDAVTAFYDAALKLGAESLHAPRLWPEYHPGYFGAFVRDPDGNNVEAVFHGAPPQ, from the coding sequence GTGATCGATCACTTCGGCATCAACTGCTCCGATTTCACCAAGTCCAGCGAGTTCTACGACACCGTGCTGGGCGTTCTCGGCTACAGCCGGCAGCTCGATTACGGCGTGGCCATCGGCTACGGCAAGGACGGGCATCCGGACTTCTGGATCGCCGATGCGAGTGCCGGTGACGCGGGTGGCCCCAACCGGGAGATCCATGTGGCGTTCCACGCTGCGGGGGTCGACGCGGTCACGGCGTTCTACGACGCCGCGCTGAAGCTGGGGGCCGAATCACTGCACGCACCGCGGCTGTGGCCCGAATACCACCCGGGCTACTTCGGGGCGTTCGTCCGCGATCCCGACGGCAACAATGTGGAGGCGGTCTTCCACGGCGCCCCACCGCAGTAA
- a CDS encoding serine/threonine-protein kinase, which translates to MPLNAGDVFAGYTIQRLLGSGGMGEVYLAQHPRLSRQDALKIMPASLTADAQYRNRFNREADIAASLWHPHIVGLHDRGEYEGQLWIAMDYVDGTDAARHVRERHPAGMPLREAVEIISAIAEALDYAHERSLLHRDVKPANMLLTGPGAARRRILLADFGVARRIDDISGITAANMAVGSMAYSAPEQLLGQHIDGRADQYALAASAFQLLAGHSPFHHSNPAVVISKQLNEPPPTLRTVRPELADLDEVMLKGMAKEPGARFRLCSDFAKALSGDQATRPVRQRPRTPPPPPRHPPRPVSAEPPRVISAPTFTAAAPPVVSAPHPTPRWPGPTPTPIPQPRIPEKRSAAKILILAVLAVLLLCAVIFAISQFARSAPVASTTPSWQPYVEAAETFALHTVTVSADTADSDLEKIMDGATDEFRADLSNQAPNIKRKARELGVQTDGTVTGAGIEALFSDEAVVLVTVDTKVTVTANRVGVVSLQRVRVTIEHVDGGYKASKLEFVN; encoded by the coding sequence TCAAGATCATGCCGGCCTCGCTGACCGCCGACGCCCAGTACCGCAACCGGTTCAACCGGGAAGCCGACATCGCCGCCTCGCTCTGGCATCCGCACATCGTCGGACTGCACGACCGCGGCGAGTACGAAGGCCAGCTCTGGATCGCGATGGACTACGTCGACGGCACGGACGCCGCCCGGCATGTCCGCGAACGGCACCCTGCCGGGATGCCGCTGCGCGAGGCGGTCGAGATCATCTCCGCCATCGCCGAGGCGCTCGACTACGCCCACGAGCGCAGCCTCCTGCACCGCGACGTGAAACCGGCCAACATGCTGCTCACCGGCCCCGGAGCCGCCCGGCGCCGAATCCTGTTGGCCGACTTCGGCGTTGCTCGTCGAATCGACGACATCAGCGGGATCACCGCCGCCAACATGGCGGTGGGCTCGATGGCCTATTCGGCCCCCGAGCAGCTGCTCGGGCAGCACATCGACGGCCGGGCCGACCAATACGCCTTGGCGGCCAGCGCGTTTCAGCTCCTCGCCGGGCACTCGCCGTTCCATCATTCCAACCCGGCCGTGGTGATCAGCAAGCAGCTCAACGAGCCACCACCGACCCTGCGCACCGTTCGGCCCGAACTGGCCGACCTGGACGAGGTGATGCTCAAGGGCATGGCCAAGGAGCCCGGTGCCCGCTTCCGGCTGTGCAGCGATTTCGCGAAGGCGCTCTCCGGAGACCAGGCGACCCGGCCGGTCCGGCAGCGGCCACGCACTCCACCACCCCCACCCCGCCATCCGCCGCGGCCGGTGTCAGCCGAGCCGCCACGAGTCATCTCCGCCCCGACGTTCACGGCGGCCGCTCCCCCGGTGGTCAGTGCCCCGCACCCCACGCCCCGCTGGCCCGGGCCGACGCCGACGCCGATCCCGCAACCGAGAATCCCCGAGAAGCGCAGCGCCGCAAAGATTCTGATACTCGCGGTGCTGGCGGTTCTGCTGTTGTGCGCCGTCATATTCGCGATCAGCCAGTTCGCGCGTTCCGCCCCGGTGGCGAGCACGACGCCGTCGTGGCAGCCGTACGTCGAGGCGGCCGAGACCTTCGCGCTGCACACCGTCACCGTGAGCGCGGACACGGCCGACAGCGATCTGGAGAAGATCATGGACGGCGCGACCGATGAGTTCCGCGCCGACCTGTCGAACCAAGCCCCGAACATCAAGCGCAAGGCCCGGGAACTGGGCGTGCAGACCGACGGAACGGTCACCGGGGCCGGCATCGAAGCCTTGTTCTCGGATGAGGCGGTCGTGCTGGTCACCGTCGACACCAAGGTCACCGTCACGGCCAATCGGGTGGGCGTGGTGTCACTGCAGCGGGTGAGGGTGACCATCGAGCACGTCGACGGCGGCTACAAAGCCTCGAAGCTGGAGTTCGTCAACTGA